One Ricinus communis isolate WT05 ecotype wild-type chromosome 1, ASM1957865v1, whole genome shotgun sequence DNA window includes the following coding sequences:
- the LOC8272423 gene encoding lysine-specific demethylase JMJ25 isoform X1 gives MKRKRGRPKGSKNKHKHLLGDRNEELNGKIAECNNVKGCLAGFKNDGCSILNEELTKMATEAAGVNDVRQMNYQPKKKRGRPKGWRKKKPNTISEERNQLRLLKEKSQLLLHREIKTDELTGNSGSACKKRRGRPKKFSSPPENSELLDNTESKKVQRNLMCHQCWKSDRNGVVICSNCRRKRYCYDCLAKWYPEKTWEQIEIACPFCRGNCNCRLCLKEDAVALVGNTEADKNTKLQNFLYLLYKTLPLLRHIQQEQSSELEVEERIRGVQLTEEDVPKSVLDDDDRLYCDNCNTSIVNFHRSCSDPGCSYDLCLTCCSEIRKGIQSGGNDAESLLHQFVERVNGQDTYLNDQITANQKRFCCEMQVSHLVNKCDTESSNDSPDWRAETDGQISCPPKARGGCGTGMLVMRRVFEANMVKELIKNTEELIINYKPPDTDSFQGCYLCRPFSSTDCIMKDFEVRKAADREKSDDNFLYCPNALWLGDNEIEHFQMHWMRGEPVIVRNVLDKTSGLSWEPMVMWRALRGAKKILKEEAQRVKAIDCLDWCEVEITIFQFFKGYLEGRKYRNGWPEMLKLKDWPPSNSFEECLPRHGAEFIAMLPFSEYTHPKSGLLNLATRLPAVLKPDLGPKTYIAYGSKEELGRGDSVTKLHCDISDAVNVLTHMTEVKIPTWQRKIIGKLQQQYEEEDLHQISGGMLKASGTFGRKARKRTRKDERIDPELSQKVEIIECESSLESLYIQKMKLDEERNKSQELSTMGSCSIQLVPKFSTTGLTVTENSKKQLIGRVQYSDSHMLNSSSLWDKHSANSIGLIKKQDELKASPSKVGDLAEDNSLLRTMHRSTSDGPLVDEIIGMKVEKNSSCSLSHQHDKCTSYSDALKERNDLESIDLNENMSRESLPDNHAAQILYGGAVWDIFRRQDVPKLIEYLKKHQKEFRHISNLPVNSVIHPIHDQTFYLNERHKRQLKEEFSVEPWTFEQHLGEAVFIPAGCPHQVRNRQSCIKVALDFVSPDNVQECIRLTEEFRMLPKNHRAKEDKLEVKKMAMYAASAAVSEAKSLTSELQSLDGDTQVQENVM, from the exons aTGAAACGCAAGCGAGGCCGCCCAAAAGGTTCAAAGAATAAGCACAAACATCTTCTGGGTGATAGAAATGAAGAACTCAACGGAAAAATTGCAGAATGCAACAATGTCAAGGGCTGTCTTGCTGGCTTTAAGAATGATGGGTGTAGTATTTTGAATGAGGAATTGACAAAGATGGCTACTGAAGCTGCTGGTGTTAATGATGTAAGACAGATGAATTATCAGCCAAAGAAGAAGCGAGGTAGACCAAAAGGTTGGAGGAAAAAGAAGCCAAATACTATTTCTGAAGAACGGAACCAACTACGGCTGCTGAAGGAAAAAAGCCAACTACTTCTTCACagagaaataaaaacagaTGAATTAACAGGTAATTCAGGCAGTGCTTGCAAGAAGCGTAGAGGAAGGCCGAAGAAGTTTAGCAGCCCACCAGAAAATTCAGAATTACTG GACAATACTGAGAGCAAAAAGGTCCAGAGGAACTTGATGTGCCATCAGTGTTGGAAGAGTGATAGGAACGGTGTTGTTATTTGTTCCAACTGCAGAAGGAAGCGCTATTGCTATGACTGCCTTGCAAAGTG GTATCCAGAGAAAACATGGGAACAGATAGAAATTGCTTGTCCGTTTTGCCGTGGTAATTGTAACTGCAGATTATGCTTAAAGGAAGATGCAGTTGCGCTG GTTGGGAATACTGAAGCagataaaaataccaaattgcaaaattttctttatttgcttTACAAGACTTTGCCCCTGCTGAGGCATATTCAGCAGGAGCAGAGCTCTGAACTGGAAGTGGAGGAAAGGATTCGcg GTGTTCAGTTGACAGAAGAGGATGTACCAAAATCTGTacttgatgatgatgatcgATTATATTG TGACAATTGCAATACATCCATTGTTAATTTTCATAGAAGCTGCTCGGATCCTGGTTGTTCTTATGATCTCTGTCTTACTTGTTGTTCGGAGATCAGAAAAGGGATTCAGTCTGGAGGTAATGATGCCGAATCTTTGCTCCATCAATTTGTTGAAAGAGTAAATGGTCAAGATACATATTTGAATGACCAGATAACTGCAAATCAGAAAAGATTTTGTTGTGAGATGCAAGTGTCCCATCTAGTAAACAAATGTGACACTGAGTCATCAAATGACTCTCCTGATTGGAGAGCAGAGACTGATGGGCAGATTTCTTGTCCTCCTAAAGCACGAGGTGGCTGTGGCACTGGGATGCTTGTTATGAGACGCGTCTTTGAAGCTAATATGGTTAAAGAACTAATTAAGAACACAGAGgaacttattattaattataagccACCTGATACTGATTCTTTTCAAGGATGTTATTTGTGCCGTCCTTTCAGTTCTACTGACTGCATAATGAAAGATTTTGAAGTGAGGAAGGCAGCAGATAGGGAGAAAAGTGATGATAACTTTCTCTACTGTCCAAATGCTCTTTGGTTGGGAGATAATGAAATTGAGCATTTTCAAATGCATTGGATGAGAGGGGAACCTGTTATAGTTAGAAATGTACTTGACAAAACTTCCGGTTTGAGTTGGGAACCAATGGTCATGTGGAGGGCTCTTAGAGGtgcaaaaaagattttaaaagagGAAGCACAAAGGGTTAAAGCTATTGATTGCCTGGACTGGTGTGAA GTTGAAATTACTATTTTCCAGTTCTTCAAAGGTTACTTAGAGGGTCGTAAGTACAGGAATGGGTGGCCAGAGATGCTGAAGCTGAAGGATTGGCCCCCATCaaattcatttgaagaatgTTTACCCAGGCATGGTGCTGAATTTATAGCTATGCTTCCCTTTAGTGAATACACCCATCCAAAATCAGGTCTTCTGAATCTTGCTACAAGGCTTCCTGCTGTCTTGAAACCAGACTTGGGACCCAAAACATACATAGCTTATGGATCTAAGGAAGAACTTGGCAGAGGTGATTCCGTGACGAAACTGCATTGTGACATTTCTGATGCG gttAATGTACTCACCCACATGACTGAAGTGAAGATCCCCACATGGCAAAGGAAAATTATAGGCAAACTACAACAGCAATATGAAGAGGAAGATTTGCATCAGATTTCTGGTGGGATGCTGAAAGCATCAGGTACATTTGGAAGGAAGGCACGAAAAAGAACACGTAAAGATGAGAGGATAGATCCTGAATTATCTCAAAAAGTGGAAATAATTGAGTGTGAGTCCTCACTAGAAAGTTTGTATATACAGAAAATGAAACTGGATGAAGAACGAAATAAAAGCCAGGAGTTGAGTACTATGGGATCGTGTAGCATTCAGTTGGTCCCAAAATTTTCTACAACAGGATTGACTGTAACTGAAAATTCCAAGAAGCAGTTGATTGGAAGGGTGCAATATTCTGACTCGCATATGCTTAATTCCAGCTCCTTGTGGGACAAACATTCTGCGAATAGCATTGGTTTAATTAAGAAACAGGATGAGTTGAAAGCATCGCCGTCAAAAGTCGGTGACCTTGCTGAGGATAATTCATTACTTCGAACTATGCATAGAAGCACATCTGATGGTCCTCTCGTAGATGAAATCATAGGAATGAAGGTGGAAAAAAACAGTTCTTGTTCGCTCAGTCATCAACATGATAAATGCACCAGCTATAGTGATGCATTAAAGGAACGAAATGATTTGGAATCAATTGATTTGAATGAAAATATGAGCAGAGAATCTCTTCCAGACAATCATGCAGCACAAATTCTATATGGGGGTGCTGTATGGGACATTTTCCGTAGGCAGGATGTGCCCAAGTTAATTGAGTACTTGAAGAAGCATCAAAAAGAATTTCGTCATATCAGTAATCTTCCTGTCAATTCT GTTATTCATCCTATTCATGACCAGACTTTCTATCTAAATGAGAGACATAAAAGACAATTAAAGGAGGAGTTCA GTGTTGAACCGTGGACATTTGAACAGCACCTTGGTGAGGCTGTTTTCATTCCAGCAGGGTGTCCGCATCAAGTGAGAAATAGACAG TCTTGCATAAAAGTTGCCCTTGATTTTGTATCCCCCGACAATGTTCAAGAGTGTATCCGATTGACAGAAGAGTTCCGTATGCTTCCAAAGAACCATAGGGCTAAAGAAGATAAATTGGAG GTAAAGAAGATGGCAATGTATGCTGCAAGTGCTGCTGTAAGCGAAGCAAAAAGCCTAACTTCTGAACTCCA ATCACTAGATGGCGACACGCAAGTACAAGAGAATGTAATGTAA
- the LOC8272423 gene encoding lysine-specific demethylase JMJ25 isoform X2: MLKGRCSCAGVFLVGNTEADKNTKLQNFLYLLYKTLPLLRHIQQEQSSELEVEERIRGVQLTEEDVPKSVLDDDDRLYCDNCNTSIVNFHRSCSDPGCSYDLCLTCCSEIRKGIQSGGNDAESLLHQFVERVNGQDTYLNDQITANQKRFCCEMQVSHLVNKCDTESSNDSPDWRAETDGQISCPPKARGGCGTGMLVMRRVFEANMVKELIKNTEELIINYKPPDTDSFQGCYLCRPFSSTDCIMKDFEVRKAADREKSDDNFLYCPNALWLGDNEIEHFQMHWMRGEPVIVRNVLDKTSGLSWEPMVMWRALRGAKKILKEEAQRVKAIDCLDWCEVEITIFQFFKGYLEGRKYRNGWPEMLKLKDWPPSNSFEECLPRHGAEFIAMLPFSEYTHPKSGLLNLATRLPAVLKPDLGPKTYIAYGSKEELGRGDSVTKLHCDISDAVNVLTHMTEVKIPTWQRKIIGKLQQQYEEEDLHQISGGMLKASGTFGRKARKRTRKDERIDPELSQKVEIIECESSLESLYIQKMKLDEERNKSQELSTMGSCSIQLVPKFSTTGLTVTENSKKQLIGRVQYSDSHMLNSSSLWDKHSANSIGLIKKQDELKASPSKVGDLAEDNSLLRTMHRSTSDGPLVDEIIGMKVEKNSSCSLSHQHDKCTSYSDALKERNDLESIDLNENMSRESLPDNHAAQILYGGAVWDIFRRQDVPKLIEYLKKHQKEFRHISNLPVNSVIHPIHDQTFYLNERHKRQLKEEFSVEPWTFEQHLGEAVFIPAGCPHQVRNRQSCIKVALDFVSPDNVQECIRLTEEFRMLPKNHRAKEDKLEVKKMAMYAASAAVSEAKSLTSELQSLDGDTQVQENVM, from the exons ATGCTTAAAGGAAGATGCAGTTGCGCTGGTGTGTTCCTG GTTGGGAATACTGAAGCagataaaaataccaaattgcaaaattttctttatttgcttTACAAGACTTTGCCCCTGCTGAGGCATATTCAGCAGGAGCAGAGCTCTGAACTGGAAGTGGAGGAAAGGATTCGcg GTGTTCAGTTGACAGAAGAGGATGTACCAAAATCTGTacttgatgatgatgatcgATTATATTG TGACAATTGCAATACATCCATTGTTAATTTTCATAGAAGCTGCTCGGATCCTGGTTGTTCTTATGATCTCTGTCTTACTTGTTGTTCGGAGATCAGAAAAGGGATTCAGTCTGGAGGTAATGATGCCGAATCTTTGCTCCATCAATTTGTTGAAAGAGTAAATGGTCAAGATACATATTTGAATGACCAGATAACTGCAAATCAGAAAAGATTTTGTTGTGAGATGCAAGTGTCCCATCTAGTAAACAAATGTGACACTGAGTCATCAAATGACTCTCCTGATTGGAGAGCAGAGACTGATGGGCAGATTTCTTGTCCTCCTAAAGCACGAGGTGGCTGTGGCACTGGGATGCTTGTTATGAGACGCGTCTTTGAAGCTAATATGGTTAAAGAACTAATTAAGAACACAGAGgaacttattattaattataagccACCTGATACTGATTCTTTTCAAGGATGTTATTTGTGCCGTCCTTTCAGTTCTACTGACTGCATAATGAAAGATTTTGAAGTGAGGAAGGCAGCAGATAGGGAGAAAAGTGATGATAACTTTCTCTACTGTCCAAATGCTCTTTGGTTGGGAGATAATGAAATTGAGCATTTTCAAATGCATTGGATGAGAGGGGAACCTGTTATAGTTAGAAATGTACTTGACAAAACTTCCGGTTTGAGTTGGGAACCAATGGTCATGTGGAGGGCTCTTAGAGGtgcaaaaaagattttaaaagagGAAGCACAAAGGGTTAAAGCTATTGATTGCCTGGACTGGTGTGAA GTTGAAATTACTATTTTCCAGTTCTTCAAAGGTTACTTAGAGGGTCGTAAGTACAGGAATGGGTGGCCAGAGATGCTGAAGCTGAAGGATTGGCCCCCATCaaattcatttgaagaatgTTTACCCAGGCATGGTGCTGAATTTATAGCTATGCTTCCCTTTAGTGAATACACCCATCCAAAATCAGGTCTTCTGAATCTTGCTACAAGGCTTCCTGCTGTCTTGAAACCAGACTTGGGACCCAAAACATACATAGCTTATGGATCTAAGGAAGAACTTGGCAGAGGTGATTCCGTGACGAAACTGCATTGTGACATTTCTGATGCG gttAATGTACTCACCCACATGACTGAAGTGAAGATCCCCACATGGCAAAGGAAAATTATAGGCAAACTACAACAGCAATATGAAGAGGAAGATTTGCATCAGATTTCTGGTGGGATGCTGAAAGCATCAGGTACATTTGGAAGGAAGGCACGAAAAAGAACACGTAAAGATGAGAGGATAGATCCTGAATTATCTCAAAAAGTGGAAATAATTGAGTGTGAGTCCTCACTAGAAAGTTTGTATATACAGAAAATGAAACTGGATGAAGAACGAAATAAAAGCCAGGAGTTGAGTACTATGGGATCGTGTAGCATTCAGTTGGTCCCAAAATTTTCTACAACAGGATTGACTGTAACTGAAAATTCCAAGAAGCAGTTGATTGGAAGGGTGCAATATTCTGACTCGCATATGCTTAATTCCAGCTCCTTGTGGGACAAACATTCTGCGAATAGCATTGGTTTAATTAAGAAACAGGATGAGTTGAAAGCATCGCCGTCAAAAGTCGGTGACCTTGCTGAGGATAATTCATTACTTCGAACTATGCATAGAAGCACATCTGATGGTCCTCTCGTAGATGAAATCATAGGAATGAAGGTGGAAAAAAACAGTTCTTGTTCGCTCAGTCATCAACATGATAAATGCACCAGCTATAGTGATGCATTAAAGGAACGAAATGATTTGGAATCAATTGATTTGAATGAAAATATGAGCAGAGAATCTCTTCCAGACAATCATGCAGCACAAATTCTATATGGGGGTGCTGTATGGGACATTTTCCGTAGGCAGGATGTGCCCAAGTTAATTGAGTACTTGAAGAAGCATCAAAAAGAATTTCGTCATATCAGTAATCTTCCTGTCAATTCT GTTATTCATCCTATTCATGACCAGACTTTCTATCTAAATGAGAGACATAAAAGACAATTAAAGGAGGAGTTCA GTGTTGAACCGTGGACATTTGAACAGCACCTTGGTGAGGCTGTTTTCATTCCAGCAGGGTGTCCGCATCAAGTGAGAAATAGACAG TCTTGCATAAAAGTTGCCCTTGATTTTGTATCCCCCGACAATGTTCAAGAGTGTATCCGATTGACAGAAGAGTTCCGTATGCTTCCAAAGAACCATAGGGCTAAAGAAGATAAATTGGAG GTAAAGAAGATGGCAATGTATGCTGCAAGTGCTGCTGTAAGCGAAGCAAAAAGCCTAACTTCTGAACTCCA ATCACTAGATGGCGACACGCAAGTACAAGAGAATGTAATGTAA